The following proteins come from a genomic window of Malus domestica chromosome 02, GDT2T_hap1:
- the LOC103407110 gene encoding methyl jasmonate esterase 1-like isoform X1, whose amino-acid sequence MIEKMENITEKLCLAKASTSTPSSPPIHNQTQSPKRFVLIHGACHGAWSWYKVATLLKDSGHHVTALDLGASGINPIQVQQLPSLSEYVEPLTKLMVSLPPNEKVILVAHSFGGAVISIFMERFPHKIAAAVYVTAVMSGPTLNFSTIQSEIKKRFHYMDSQFRYDNGTNNPATSFLFGPKDLATSLYQLSPPQDLTLALSLVRFFPRYNYDVIKLTKEKYGSVPRVFIVSGEDHAIVMDVQNYMIKSNPPNEVKVINGSDHMVMVSKPVELFFHLQNTAEKYS is encoded by the exons ATGATAGAGAAGATGGAGAACATAACAGAGAAGCTTTGCTTAGCAAAAGCTAGTACCTCAACCCCATCCTCGCCCCCCATTCACAACCAAACTCAAAGTCCAAAACGTTTTGTGTTGATACATGGAGCTTGTCATGGAGCATGGAGCTGGTATAAGGTGGCAACTCTCCTCAAGGACTCAGGTCATCATGTCACAGCTCTAGACTTGGGAGCATCCGGGATCAACCCGATTCAGGTACAGCAACTGCCTTCGTTATCGGAATACGTCGAGCCTTTGACAAAGCTCATGGTGTCTCTACCACCAAATGAAAAGGTTATCCTTGTGGCTCACAGCTTTGGTGGAGCCGTCATATCTATTTTCATGGAGAGGTTTCCGCATAAAATTGCTGCTGCGGTATATGTTACGGCTGTCATGTCTGGTCCTACTCTCAATTTCTCAACTATACAATCAGAG ATTAAGAAAAGATTCCATTATATGGATTCTCAATTCAGATATGATAACGGAACCAATAACCCAGCAACATCTTTTCTCTTTGGGCCCAAGGACTTGGCAACAAGCTTGTACCAGCTCTCACCACCACAG GATTTAACCCTAGCGTTATCGTTGGTGAGATTTTTTCCTCGCTACAATTATGATGTTATAAAGCTCACAAAAGAGAAATATGGATCAGTTCCTAGAGTATTCATCGTGTCCGGCGAAGACCATGCTATAGTAATGGATGTGCAAAATTACATGATAAAAAGCAATCCGCCAAATGAAGTGAAAGTGATAAACGGTTCTGATCACATGGTCATGGTCTCTAAACCCGTAGAGTTGTTCTTCCATCTCCAAAACACTGCTGAGAAATATTCATAA
- the LOC139191148 gene encoding uncharacterized protein, which translates to MANFAKLDFATLDITRKNYLTWVLDTKIHLEAWNFGDTIKEENSSSSQDWAKAMIFIRRRLDEGLKSEIASQMKLCGNTIVEEDMLEKTFSTFHVSNVLLQQWYRAQGFTKYNQLISVFLVVEENNEFLMKNHQSRPTGSAPFQEVNDVSLEVNATSFGGDNHK; encoded by the exons atggcgaacTTTGCAAAACTTGATTTTGCTACCCTGGACATTACAaggaagaattaccttacctgggtactggataccaagatccatctggaagcatGGAATTTTGGAGATACCATTAAGGAAGAAAATagctcatcctctcaagatTGGGCAaaggccatgatctttattcgtCGTCGTCTTGATGAGGGACTAAAGAGCGA AATTGCCTCTCAGATGAAGCTCTGTGGGAATACCATTGTTGAGGAAGATATgttggaaaagactttcagcacatttCATGTCTCTAACGTGCTCTTGCAACAGTGGTATAGAGCGCAAGGCTTCACTaaatacaaccagctgatatctgtgTTTTTGGTAGTTGAAGAAAACAATGAGTtcctgatgaaaaatcatcagtcccgacctactggatctgcaccattccaAGAAGTGAATGATGTTTCCCTCGAAGTGAACGCCACATCCTTTGGTGGTGATAATCATAAATga
- the LOC103407110 gene encoding methyl jasmonate esterase 1-like isoform X2, which translates to MIEKMENITEKLCLAKASTSTPSSPPIHNQTQSPKRFVLIHGACHGAWSWYKVATLLKDSGHHVTALDLGASGINPIQVILVAHSFGGAVISIFMERFPHKIAAAVYVTAVMSGPTLNFSTIQSEIKKRFHYMDSQFRYDNGTNNPATSFLFGPKDLATSLYQLSPPQDLTLALSLVRFFPRYNYDVIKLTKEKYGSVPRVFIVSGEDHAIVMDVQNYMIKSNPPNEVKVINGSDHMVMVSKPVELFFHLQNTAEKYS; encoded by the exons ATGATAGAGAAGATGGAGAACATAACAGAGAAGCTTTGCTTAGCAAAAGCTAGTACCTCAACCCCATCCTCGCCCCCCATTCACAACCAAACTCAAAGTCCAAAACGTTTTGTGTTGATACATGGAGCTTGTCATGGAGCATGGAGCTGGTATAAGGTGGCAACTCTCCTCAAGGACTCAGGTCATCATGTCACAGCTCTAGACTTGGGAGCATCCGGGATCAACCCGATTCAG GTTATCCTTGTGGCTCACAGCTTTGGTGGAGCCGTCATATCTATTTTCATGGAGAGGTTTCCGCATAAAATTGCTGCTGCGGTATATGTTACGGCTGTCATGTCTGGTCCTACTCTCAATTTCTCAACTATACAATCAGAG ATTAAGAAAAGATTCCATTATATGGATTCTCAATTCAGATATGATAACGGAACCAATAACCCAGCAACATCTTTTCTCTTTGGGCCCAAGGACTTGGCAACAAGCTTGTACCAGCTCTCACCACCACAG GATTTAACCCTAGCGTTATCGTTGGTGAGATTTTTTCCTCGCTACAATTATGATGTTATAAAGCTCACAAAAGAGAAATATGGATCAGTTCCTAGAGTATTCATCGTGTCCGGCGAAGACCATGCTATAGTAATGGATGTGCAAAATTACATGATAAAAAGCAATCCGCCAAATGAAGTGAAAGTGATAAACGGTTCTGATCACATGGTCATGGTCTCTAAACCCGTAGAGTTGTTCTTCCATCTCCAAAACACTGCTGAGAAATATTCATAA